The following are encoded together in the Longimicrobium sp. genome:
- a CDS encoding nuclear transport factor 2 family protein, with translation MNEIERENLAAARRFVDAVARGASPEEVAAFFTDDVVATEYPNPVVPRGATRGLAELREASERGRRVMSAQRFDVRNAVASGDWVALEADWAGTLAVPFGSLAVGDEMRAHFAMFMRFRDGRICEQRNYDCYEPW, from the coding sequence ATGAACGAGATCGAGCGCGAGAACCTGGCGGCGGCGCGCCGCTTCGTCGACGCGGTAGCCCGAGGCGCGTCACCCGAGGAGGTCGCGGCGTTCTTCACCGACGACGTGGTGGCGACCGAGTATCCCAATCCCGTTGTCCCCCGCGGCGCCACGCGCGGGCTGGCGGAGCTGCGCGAGGCGTCGGAGCGCGGGCGCAGGGTGATGTCGGCGCAGCGCTTCGACGTCCGCAACGCCGTCGCCTCGGGCGACTGGGTGGCGCTGGAGGCCGACTGGGCGGGCACGCTCGCCGTCCCGTTCGGCTCGCTGGCCGTGGGAGACGAGATGCGGGCGCACTTCGCGATGTTCATGCGCTTCCGCGACGGCCGCATCTGCGAGCAGCGCAACTACGACTGCTACGAGCCGTGGTGA